In a single window of the Candidatus Zixiibacteriota bacterium genome:
- a CDS encoding sigma-70 family RNA polymerase sigma factor, giving the protein MKTPIDSKNLPPVAAREDDHFEQETKEIIARIKKGDKNAFSELVRLYRNQVASLAYKMVGDYDEAADITQNVFVKTSRNIWRYDESKKFYTWLYRITVNASIDYMRKHHRYHHESIDNIPEKADDKHDTPEVSFQRDRLRQYIDEAAGSLNDKQRSAFMLRDVDGCHIDDVANIMNMPEATVRWYLHRARAKIRKELLKKCPQLLITLGFK; this is encoded by the coding sequence ATGAAGACCCCAATAGATTCCAAGAACCTTCCGCCGGTCGCTGCCCGGGAGGATGATCACTTTGAGCAGGAAACCAAGGAAATTATCGCCCGGATAAAGAAAGGCGATAAGAATGCCTTCTCCGAGTTGGTTCGTCTGTACCGCAATCAGGTGGCATCGCTGGCTTATAAAATGGTCGGTGACTATGATGAAGCGGCCGATATTACCCAGAATGTCTTTGTCAAGACCAGCCGGAATATTTGGCGCTATGACGAGTCGAAGAAGTTTTATACCTGGCTTTATCGGATTACCGTCAACGCATCCATCGACTACATGCGGAAACATCACCGGTACCATCATGAATCGATAGACAACATTCCGGAAAAAGCCGATGATAAGCATGATACCCCGGAAGTCTCCTTTCAGAGGGACCGTTTGCGTCAGTATATCGATGAAGCAGCCGGCTCCCTGAATGACAAACAGCGCTCGGCTTTTATGCTGCGCGATGTGGACGGCTGTCATATTGACGATGTCGCCAATATCATGAATATGCCGGAGGCAACTGTCCGCTGGTATCTTCATCGGGCGCGGGCAAAAATCCGCAAAGAGCTTCTCAAAAAATGCCCGCAGCTTCTAATAACGCTCGGCTTTAAATAG
- a CDS encoding M23 family metallopeptidase, translating into MLKKKLSFMLITDSRDKLRQFSISYRLILGCAILVAFIFIANIFLTTSFLKSQVSILEIKKLRAENQTLAEKFETVKGKISKIAASYDELVAKEIVIRNIFSLPEISLDERQLGIGGPENPNLSVYSDAMQTASAVENDVEALLRLSDYEQQKYEEVYESLMDKKTILDHTPSIMPTRGYQSRGFGMKFDPFTGNRQFHSGIDIANRTGTPIYAAADGKVTYAAFSPGGMGNMVTINHGFGFETRYGHMSKIKVVRGQEVKRGTVIGYVGSTGYSTGPHLHYEVIKDGKAVNPFDYIININ; encoded by the coding sequence ATGCTTAAGAAGAAGCTCTCTTTTATGCTGATTACTGATAGCCGCGATAAGTTGCGTCAGTTTTCTATTTCTTATCGCCTCATTCTCGGGTGTGCCATTCTGGTAGCATTCATCTTTATCGCCAATATCTTCCTGACCACCTCATTCCTCAAATCGCAAGTCTCTATCCTGGAGATTAAGAAACTCCGGGCAGAGAATCAAACCCTGGCGGAGAAGTTTGAAACAGTCAAGGGGAAGATATCGAAAATTGCGGCCTCTTATGATGAGCTGGTCGCCAAGGAGATAGTGATAAGGAACATTTTCAGTCTTCCGGAGATCAGTTTGGATGAGCGCCAACTCGGTATTGGCGGTCCGGAAAACCCGAATTTGTCAGTTTATTCTGACGCGATGCAAACCGCCAGCGCCGTGGAAAACGACGTCGAGGCGCTGCTGAGGCTTTCTGATTATGAACAGCAGAAGTATGAAGAAGTCTATGAATCGTTGATGGATAAGAAAACCATACTGGATCACACCCCCTCTATTATGCCGACCCGCGGATATCAGAGCCGTGGTTTCGGAATGAAATTTGACCCCTTTACCGGGAATCGCCAATTCCACAGCGGTATCGATATCGCCAATCGGACCGGCACCCCGATATATGCCGCCGCCGACGGTAAAGTTACTTATGCCGCCTTTTCCCCCGGCGGAATGGGAAATATGGTTACGATTAACCATGGGTTCGGGTTCGAAACCAGGTACGGCCATATGAGCAAAATCAAAGTGGTCCGGGGGCAGGAGGTCAAACGGGGGACAGTTATAGGGTATGTCGGTTCAACCGGTTACTCCACCGGACCGCACCTTCATTATGAAGTAATCAAAGATGGCAAGGCGGTGAATCCGTTCGATTACATTATTAATATCAATTAA
- a CDS encoding SDR family oxidoreductase, giving the protein MKLLKNRTAFITGASAGIGEATATLFAEQGANLVLAARRGDRVRNLAEKLRKENQIDIHFFQLDVRNQREVETTLNGLPDEWKRIDILINNAGLSRGLDKLHEGKLSDWEEMIDTNIKGLLYVSRVVIPWMVQRGKGDIVNIGSIAGHELYPGGNVYCATKFAVDALTKGMQIDLVDSPLRVSTVDPGMVETEFSMVRFHGDKERAKKVYKGIQPLTGRDVAEAILFCVTRPPHVNIHQVRIMPTNQAGAMVVHRKE; this is encoded by the coding sequence ATGAAACTTCTGAAAAATAGAACCGCCTTTATCACCGGGGCGTCGGCCGGAATCGGCGAAGCGACTGCTACGCTATTTGCCGAACAGGGGGCTAACCTGGTTCTGGCGGCAAGGCGCGGCGACCGGGTCCGCAATCTCGCCGAAAAGTTGCGGAAAGAGAACCAAATTGATATTCATTTTTTCCAGCTCGATGTTCGCAATCAGCGGGAGGTCGAAACGACGCTGAACGGTTTGCCGGATGAATGGAAGAGAATTGATATTCTGATAAACAATGCCGGTTTAAGCCGCGGGCTGGATAAGCTTCACGAGGGGAAATTGTCGGACTGGGAAGAGATGATAGATACCAATATAAAAGGGCTTCTTTATGTCAGCCGGGTGGTAATCCCCTGGATGGTCCAGCGGGGAAAGGGGGATATTGTCAATATCGGCTCCATCGCCGGGCATGAGCTCTATCCGGGCGGCAATGTTTACTGCGCCACCAAGTTTGCGGTGGATGCCCTCACCAAAGGGATGCAGATAGACCTGGTCGATTCGCCTCTTCGGGTCAGTACCGTTGACCCCGGAATGGTCGAAACCGAATTCTCCATGGTTCGTTTCCATGGCGATAAGGAACGGGCGAAGAAAGTCTATAAGGGAATTCAGCCGCTGACCGGGCGCGATGTCGCCGAAGCGATTCTCTTCTGCGTTACCCGTCCACCCCATGTCAATATCCATCAGGTCCGCATAATGCCGACCAACCAGGCTGGCGCCATGGTGGTGCATCGGAAAGAGTAA
- the pth gene encoding aminoacyl-tRNA hydrolase, with product MPSIIIGLGNIGRKYRGTRHNLGFELLDAIAAQWNLKAVPGDGDYYIVEKELEGKLIRLVWPTTYMNNSGKAAEQVLQKFLLTPRDLLVVYDDLNLPLGRLRIRSEGSDGGHNGMADIIYHLGTEEIARLRLGIGPLPPGVDTVSFVLNPFADNELEIKKKMLEKAGEAVLYLLKFDIAKAMSIYNPAPDEAQ from the coding sequence ATGCCCTCTATTATCATCGGACTGGGAAATATCGGCCGAAAATATCGGGGAACGCGGCATAATCTCGGCTTTGAACTCTTAGACGCGATTGCCGCCCAATGGAATCTGAAAGCGGTGCCGGGCGATGGCGACTATTACATAGTTGAAAAGGAGTTGGAAGGGAAACTCATTCGCCTGGTCTGGCCCACCACATATATGAATAACTCCGGAAAAGCCGCCGAGCAGGTTTTGCAGAAATTTCTACTGACTCCCAGGGACCTGCTGGTGGTGTATGATGATTTGAATCTGCCGCTGGGACGATTGCGAATACGGTCGGAAGGTTCCGATGGCGGTCATAACGGGATGGCTGATATCATATATCATTTGGGAACCGAAGAGATTGCCCGGCTCCGACTTGGAATTGGTCCTCTTCCGCCGGGAGTTGATACTGTTTCGTTTGTCCTTAATCCGTTTGCCGACAATGAATTGGAAATTAAGAAGAAAATGCTTGAAAAGGCGGGGGAGGCTGTATTATATTTGCTTAAGTT
- a CDS encoding heavy metal translocating P-type ATPase, with the protein MAESRELNLKISGMHCASCAANIERELSDVEGINQVAVNYALGTARVEFRPEEVEEKAIYGTISELGYGATPAAFASDDFAQEAKAAKRNFITSVLFAAPIMILSMGGMLWSQLRLEPRLEGGILFLLTVPVLFYSGREIFADAWRQARHFRANMNSLIALGSLAAFLFSSFVLFQTLLGEHTHQAHYYFETAAAIVTLILLGRFLESRAKGKARDAIGALMRLQPDTAVAVIDGLEKVISRTAITAGMVLVVKAGEKIPADGRIIEGSPSIDESMLTGESVPVDKKAGDMVFGGSVNGNRSFRFEVTGTGEETFLAQIIRLVSEAQGRKAPVQKLADRIAGIFVPIVLIIAVITFVAWFFLDPDNLMLLKAPVAVLIIACPCALGLATPTAILAGTGKAARRGIYIRGGDILENAAKSKQVIFDKTGTLTAGHFEVVDFRTVNPDEEDLLFEMGASLESGSTHPLALGIVEKARSQNTELTSPKNLEEFPGFGLKGEIQGRQVLAGSAAALQRENIRLGELEGPAEEAMSRGLTVVFVAVEGQVVGFFSLRDKVKEEASEVVHKLKESGREVIMLTGDNHRTAQGVAAQLGIDRFEAAIKPDQKAVIVEAFRRAGNNVVMVGDGINDAPALAAADIGVALGSGTDVAMESADIILVKNNLESLLEALEISGKTFRTIKQNLFWAFFYNVISIPIAAGALYPLFGLTLSPVIAAGAMAFSSLFVVTNSLRLLKA; encoded by the coding sequence ATGGCTGAGTCCAGAGAATTAAACTTAAAGATTTCCGGGATGCATTGCGCTTCCTGCGCCGCTAATATTGAGCGGGAACTCTCGGACGTTGAGGGTATCAATCAGGTCGCGGTAAATTACGCTCTGGGAACAGCCCGGGTCGAATTCCGCCCCGAGGAGGTCGAAGAAAAGGCGATATACGGGACTATATCTGAGCTAGGTTATGGGGCAACACCGGCCGCGTTTGCCTCTGACGATTTCGCCCAGGAGGCAAAAGCCGCGAAGCGAAACTTCATTACCTCCGTCTTATTTGCCGCCCCGATTATGATTCTCAGCATGGGCGGGATGCTCTGGTCGCAGCTGCGTCTGGAGCCGCGACTGGAGGGGGGAATCCTTTTCTTGCTTACCGTTCCGGTCCTGTTTTATTCCGGACGGGAGATTTTTGCCGATGCCTGGAGGCAGGCTCGTCATTTCCGCGCCAATATGAACTCCCTGATTGCCCTCGGTTCCCTGGCGGCTTTCTTATTTAGCAGTTTTGTCTTATTTCAAACGCTTCTGGGGGAGCATACTCATCAGGCTCATTATTACTTCGAGACGGCGGCGGCGATTGTGACGCTGATACTTTTGGGAAGATTTCTGGAGAGTAGAGCGAAGGGAAAAGCCCGGGATGCTATTGGAGCCTTGATGAGACTCCAGCCGGATACCGCGGTTGCCGTCATAGACGGGCTGGAAAAAGTAATCTCGCGAACCGCCATCACGGCCGGCATGGTTCTGGTGGTGAAGGCGGGCGAGAAAATCCCTGCCGACGGCAGAATAATCGAAGGGAGCCCGTCTATTGATGAGTCGATGTTGACCGGAGAATCGGTACCGGTGGACAAGAAAGCGGGGGATATGGTCTTCGGCGGCTCGGTCAACGGCAACCGGTCATTTCGATTTGAGGTGACCGGAACCGGCGAGGAGACATTTCTCGCACAGATTATTCGCCTGGTATCCGAAGCGCAGGGCCGTAAAGCGCCGGTGCAAAAACTTGCCGACCGCATCGCCGGCATTTTTGTGCCGATAGTCCTCATTATTGCCGTTATCACGTTTGTGGCCTGGTTTTTCCTCGACCCAGACAATCTGATGCTTCTCAAAGCGCCGGTTGCCGTCTTGATAATCGCCTGCCCCTGTGCCCTGGGGCTGGCAACCCCGACAGCCATCCTTGCCGGAACCGGCAAAGCGGCGCGACGGGGTATTTATATCCGGGGCGGGGATATCCTCGAGAATGCCGCCAAATCAAAGCAGGTCATTTTTGATAAAACCGGAACCTTGACCGCGGGGCATTTCGAAGTGGTCGATTTCCGAACGGTCAATCCCGACGAGGAAGACCTGTTATTCGAGATGGGGGCGTCACTGGAGTCCGGGTCAACACATCCGCTGGCATTGGGGATTGTGGAGAAAGCCCGCTCGCAGAATACGGAATTGACATCACCGAAAAATCTGGAGGAGTTCCCCGGATTCGGTCTGAAAGGGGAAATCCAGGGGCGGCAGGTTCTTGCCGGAAGCGCCGCCGCTTTGCAGCGGGAGAATATCCGCTTGGGTGAACTGGAGGGTCCGGCTGAGGAGGCGATGTCGCGCGGGCTGACAGTGGTTTTTGTGGCGGTGGAGGGGCAGGTGGTCGGCTTTTTCAGTCTCAGGGATAAAGTGAAAGAGGAAGCCTCAGAAGTCGTGCACAAACTGAAAGAGTCGGGACGGGAAGTAATTATGCTGACCGGCGACAATCATCGAACCGCCCAGGGAGTGGCGGCGCAACTTGGAATTGACCGATTTGAAGCCGCGATTAAGCCCGACCAGAAAGCGGTCATTGTGGAAGCGTTTCGTCGCGCCGGAAATAATGTGGTTATGGTCGGTGACGGAATCAATGACGCCCCGGCGCTGGCCGCCGCTGATATCGGAGTGGCGCTGGGAAGCGGAACCGATGTCGCTATGGAGTCAGCCGATATTATCCTGGTTAAGAACAATCTGGAATCACTCCTTGAGGCGCTGGAGATTTCCGGAAAAACCTTTCGCACAATCAAACAGAATCTTTTCTGGGCATTTTTCTATAACGTCATTTCCATTCCGATAGCGGCCGGAGCGCTTTATCCTCTCTTTGGTTTGACCCTGTCGCCGGTTATAGCGGCCGGGGCAATGGCTTTTTCCTCTCTCTTCGTGGTGACCAATTCCTTGCGCCTTCTGAAGGCATGA